In the genome of Channa argus isolate prfri chromosome 8, Channa argus male v1.0, whole genome shotgun sequence, the window AGAAATCCAGGCATTGCTGAGAGAGAAGAGTGGGCTGAGAGACCGGGCCCACCTCAGACTAAAGTACCGGTGGCAGCTGCTGAACAAGAACTTTGGCAAGGGCCTGTCTGCAACTCCGCTGCCGGGACACAAAGAAGGCCGACCGCGTAAAAAGGGGTCGGAGGCGGTGAACAGCAGTTCCGCCGTTTGTTGCGACCGGACACCGCGGAACAGATCTGTGGGTTTGGCCTCGGTTGTGACACTTTTCTCCGgtaagagagaagaagaggaacgGTATGGAAATGCCCTGTGACGGTACGTGTCTGTGTCATACCCCTCAGCTGTGAAATACTTCCCAAGACATTAGTTCTCACTTGGTTTCATCTGGGAGCAGACAGCCTAGACGCAGATAGTCAACATGTCGAAAATGCCAGCcaagaaaaaaagttgtttcCAGATCACGAGTGTAACCCAGGCTCAGGTGGCCGCCAGCAGCATCACCGACGACACCGAGAGCCTGGATGATCCAGACGAGTCCCGGACAGAGGACGTGTCGTCGGAAATATTTGACGGCTCTCGGGGCGACCAGGGTGTGTGTGACAGGAGTTCATCCGAGGAAACCTTAAACCATGTAGGGGAGCATCCGGAGGGCCAACCGCCTATTACAGGTCCTGTCAACGGGGGCCTATCGTATAAAAGTATAGGTTCTGTTCATGTCGTGCCTGTGCCTGCTCCAGCTCAGCCCTTTGTTCCAGGCTCAGCCACCCATGCGTTGACAGCCATCAATACTGCCCCTGCTGCCACTGTCTCTACCAGTGTGGCTCACACAGCCCCTGCTAGCTCAAGCTGTAGTTCCCGTTTCAGGGTCATTAAACTCGACCACGGTACTGGAGAGCCCTTCAGACGTGGCAGGTGGACATGCACAGAATTCTACGACAAAGATTCAGATTCGAGTGTTAATCGGACTGTGGATAGCATAAAGCCAACTGTAACCCTTGACCACACTGTAGAAAGGGACAGTGGGCTAGGGGCCACCATTAACTCTGTGGTCACTAGCAATGCTTTTTCTCCTCAAACTTTCGAGAACTCCACGGACAGCGGCTTCTCTTTGCACCCCGCCCACCACCATCCTTCAGAGCCTCTGCAGCCAGGTTACAGCTTAACTCCTCAGTTTGGGAGCGGAGCAAGTGCCTTCCAGCCCACAGGTATAACTGAAATGTCAAAGCAACCACAACAGAGTGTTCAGCCTGTTGCTTCCCAAACCTTTCCATCCAACAGCATCAATGGTGTGCAGCAAGGTGCCACACCACAGAAGTCTCAGATTATGCCTCCTGCCACACCACCCCAGCCGTTTGCCTTTCCTGCCCATAACACTGGCCTCTCAACTGTTCAGTTGGACTATTCTCAGCAGCACTTTTGCTCAAGTACTCAGAATCTTCCTATGACTTCCCTACCTGTGGGCCCTTCAGCCAGCCAGGTACCCTTGCCTCTGATCAACCCTGTTGGTCCAGCAACCCAGGGGCATGGAGGAGAGGCAGCCTCAGCCCAGAGTCTCCTGCTACAAAAATGCAATGTACCATCCATAGTCCCCATCCTGCCAGGAGGTGGCCAACCGCAGCCTATCAGCCAGCCTCAGCCTGCAGGAGGCTTAGGCATTGCCTCTGCACCTTCTGTCACCACCACCTCCCACAGCAGTGTCCAGAATGTGCCTGCCACAGTGCCCAGTATCACCAACACTCCTCTGGGTGTGCCAGGCCTCTCCTCTGGCTACAGCAGCCAGGCAGAAGAAAGTAGGCAGAAATCTGATGCCCTACCTCAGCCCAGTGCCGGAGTGCTGCCACGGAAAGATGGTGTTAAGCCTTTCCTCGGTGAGGGCCTCAACCTGGCCACCCCTGCTGTTAAGAGCCTGCTTGACATTGACATTGGCATGGATGTAGATGAGGACAGGTAAGagtaaataataagaaaaacaaattttaaaattaattcacttcaataaatatttactgtgGGCAATCAAAAATGGATATTGCCCCATTCTGGGTAGCATTGATAGACTATCGGAAGTTCTAAGTACTGCATGTATCTGGAAGTTTGCCCTCATATAAAACATCCTTAATGCATTTTACCATATGTGGTCATACTCCACACCTCTTCCTTTATCTGTGCCAAAATTAGGCAAGCAATGAGATGGGTTTGGTCATATGTAAGGAACAGTAACACATCTTAGTTCAAGTGTAAAGTTGTAGATTGGGAAGCAGAAGGTATTAGAAGAGAGTGAGACAATTGGAAATGACAGAaggaatttttatttctttgtcattAATAAGCAATTCACAAAGAGCTGGATAGTAACTTGCCTCTTTACTGTAGACTCACAATCCCCTCCTTTGTGACTTCATTCAACCATACAGACTATTTGGTTTTAGGGGGCGTTAACAAGCACTTGGATAAgttacaacacacacagtagctGTGTTGTGTAGCTGAGAAGGGAATAACTTCTCAATTGTAGGGGAGGATGGTTTTTATTCTCCTGTGAGTGATGGTTAAAATAATAGCCTCAGCCTCCCCTCCTTTAAAACGTATAAATATCAACTCTTTATGTGCCCATGGTTCTTTTGAAATGTATACACTGTAGCTATTTTTAGGGTCTGTTTCATGGCCCTTGTACAGCTCTCGCTTATGTGTTTCCACTCTCTACCATTCCAGGCAAGTAGGGGAGAGTTGGACAGGTGATGTCTTAGCCAAGAATGACCTAGATGGCAGTTGGAGTCTACACATACCTGTGCATAGTCTGTTGAGTATTTATATAGGCCTCAATGTTTATCAGGGTGCtctgttccttttttctgtgcttATTATGAATGGTACAATCAAAggaggtttgtgtgtttaggaGGTTGAAAGTTGATTTTTGCCACTTTCAGTCCAGATATTTCTATATTAATCACTGTTTAGCAAGGGACTTTATCCCAGCGACATCACACATGGTTTGATTATGGGTAGAGGTCAGAAACTGTTTCTCTTGTTGTATGAGCGGAACAGTCAGtgtctgttttcttgttttttactctgtgtgtatgtgtgagaaagAGTGACATCAGCAGCTGTGAGTGTAGCTATGGTGATGCTGGCAGGAGGACAGGATGTGTCAGGGAGGTGCAGAGGACAGACAGATGggcacacagtcacacacctgcaacacacacaaacacctgtaGCAATGATAGCAGGACGTAAGCCTCTGTGTCTGTGGCAAAGATGACATGGCTAGACTGAATCACCAGGGTGATGTCTGCTTTCTGCTCTACCTCTTATGTCCTTGTTAGACCTGTCTATGGTGACACATCAACCTAGCCAAGCGTTGACTTGTTGCAGACCTGTGAGGGGTTTAAGCTCCTTATTCTCTTTAAGTTGACTTTTGTTGCTGCTCCTCTTCCCCCTGaactatttttttaagtgttcaATAGCACAAGCATTCTGCATTGATTAACAGGGAGTAAGCTCTTAGCACATTCTTGGTGTGATTAGTGGACCACAAGAGATTTGCAATTTGTTAATTGATTTAATATATAAAGTTATTATCTACTACATATACATATTGTGAGTGTTAGCAACTATATACTTGTTGTGTGTTTaggtttttattacattttctattatattatTTTGCATGCTTCATAAATACTCTgcaattttgtttaaatgaaatgattgTCTGTACAAAGTACAAATTGGCAGTCAAAGACAAAGCAACagtgtttcataaaaaaacacccaaaaacacacacagactttcagACTTTCCCCTCTTGTCAGTGATGCCTTGTTCTGTGCCTAGCTGAGGAATCTGTTCCAAGTTTCATTGTTTGGTTCTGTTTTGAATTAGAGTGCATCACAAAAGTGGAACAAAGCATTGTGGGGGTGGAGCTGTGAGATGAGAATGATTTCCCCTCAGCTTGGAATGGTTAGTGTCTCTGCTCAGCAGGCTGCACCACGGCCAAATAAAGTGATGAAACTGCCCCTGGGACAATTTGTTTCCTTCAATAGAAGCACTTAGCCTTTAACTTAGTTACTTCTTGCAGGAGGGACCACCCTCCCCTGTACTGTATGCAATTAGGCATTTAATTATTAATCCATAATTGATTACACTTTCTCAAGCAACAAAACAGCGGTTGCATTATTAAACAGTAGAAAGAAATGCAGTGCACAATTAtgttaactattttttttttattccgtTTTATAACAGAAGGTGCATGATAACTTgactttatttcaaatttaGAATGTGAATAAATAACTGATTGAGCCCAGATTGCCAgcttattaaattttattttacatgcttTTTTAGGAAGTGTAAATTAAAAGTTACCGGAGACATGTTTCACATTCCCCTGTATATGATGAGTCATTCTACCTTTTTGACAGTAACACACTGAGCACCATTCACAAAGTGTAGTCTAACTGTAAAATCTAGCAGAGATGCACTTCAGAAGGGAAAGTCCTGTGTAACAAGGAGCGATGTTGAAGGATTGGTGCCCTGAGCTACTTTTTTACATGGGATAGATTGTATGGTGGTAAGTGTGACCCTTTTCCACCATATCGTAAAATAAGCATTCTTTCTTTTAACTCTTCCTCTGCTTGTTTCTCCGGAGTATTCTCTCCCTGACATTGTTGGTTGTTAATTTTCTTGAGGCAATTTCAGTGCACTGGGCTTACTGGTCCTTTTTCCCAGGGTAAAACTATTGGTCTGCCCTTGAAGAAATGTTCAAACTGACAAATGGTGACAACTTTATCACATTTATTGTGACTTTTGACGTGGTATAAAGTATGTGTCTTATGTGGGTGATGTGCTATAAGTGACTGCCTCACTTTTGCATTGTatttacacattcacacttGAGACCAAGACCACACTCTGTTGTTGGCCAATGTTGAGTATGAAAAGTTGGAgtgaatattgttttcatttagtaCATTGTTTTTGAAACTGCCACCATCTAGtaataaagttaaattttaTAAAGTTTGTGTTCAACAGATGAAAAGACTGCCGCTCATATCACAGAACAACCTGATGAACTTGGACTAGCAAAGGGAAAGTAAACTAACTGCCAAATTTACAAACCTCCTTGACTTGTCTGATAGCCAATATGTGATGTCACTGTGCCATTGTGGAAACTCAAATAGGCACAAGATAAATGtctcctcacacacactgaatgtcACATTAAGATGTAATCTGGGTGTAAGATTTATGAAAGGTCAACTGCAGGGAGCATGAGTTCAGCTTGGTGTGGAAATTGGGAGTCCGTGAGGTCTCTAGCAATTGTGAAAacagtgttgctgctgttgatAATGTGGGAAAAGTGGAAatctttgctgctgtttttttgttgaagtGAAGTAGGAAATGAGCAGTATCTTGATGGGTGCTGTAGATCTTTTCAGCTAACAGTGTTATGTAGTGGATGGCTGTTAGGTCTTTCTATGAG includes:
- the tsc22d2 gene encoding TSC22 domain family protein 2 isoform X4 yields the protein MSKMPAKKKSCFQITSVTQAQVAASSITDDTESLDDPDESRTEDVSSEIFDGSRGDQGVCDRSSSEETLNHVGEHPEGQPPITGPVNGGLSYKSIGSVHVVPVPAPAQPFVPGSATHALTAINTAPAATVSTSVAHTAPASSSCSSRFRVIKLDHGTGEPFRRGRWTCTEFYDKDSDSSVNRTVDSIKPTVTLDHTVERDSGLGATINSVVTSNAFSPQTFENSTDSGFSLHPAHHHPSEPLQPGYSLTPQFGSGASAFQPTGITEMSKQPQQSVQPVASQTFPSNSINGVQQGATPQKSQIMPPATPPQPFAFPAHNTGLSTVQLDYSQQHFCSSTQNLPMTSLPVGPSASQVPLPLINPVGPATQGHGGEAASAQSLLLQKCNVPSIVPILPGGGQPQPISQPQPAGGLGIASAPSVTTTSHSSVQNVPATVPSITNTPLGVPGLSSGYSSQAEESRQKSDALPQPSAGVLPRKDGVKPFLGEGLNLATPAVKSLLDIDIGMDVDEDSVQVIFLHLCFSCLCFQPH
- the tsc22d2 gene encoding TSC22 domain family protein 2 isoform X2, with product MSKMPAKKKSCFQITSVTQAQVAASSITDDTESLDDPDESRTEDVSSEIFDGSRGDQGVCDRSSSEETLNHVGEHPEGQPPITGPVNGGLSYKSIGSVHVVPVPAPAQPFVPGSATHALTAINTAPAATVSTSVAHTAPASSSCSSRFRVIKLDHGTGEPFRRGRWTCTEFYDKDSDSSVNRTVDSIKPTVTLDHTVERDSGLGATINSVVTSNAFSPQTFENSTDSGFSLHPAHHHPSEPLQPGYSLTPQFGSGASAFQPTGITEMSKQPQQSVQPVASQTFPSNSINGVQQGATPQKSQIMPPATPPQPFAFPAHNTGLSTVQLDYSQQHFCSSTQNLPMTSLPVGPSASQVPLPLINPVGPATQGHGGEAASAQSLLLQKCNVPSIVPILPGGGQPQPISQPQPAGGLGIASAPSVTTTSHSSVQNVPATVPSITNTPLGVPGLSSGYSSQAEESRQKSDALPQPSAGVLPRKDGVKPFLGEGLNLATPAVKSLLDIDIGMDVDEDSASGASVVAIDNKIEQAMDLVKSHLMYAVREEVEVLKEQIKELYERNSVLERENAVLKSLANSEQLNQLTSQLSQGSGTSPLLQQQQHSLITNSTPLTHHEGSQSIPHQPNMSSA
- the tsc22d2 gene encoding TSC22 domain family protein 2 isoform X1, whose translation is MSKMPAKKKSCFQITSVTQAQVAASSITDDTESLDDPDESRTEDVSSEIFDGSRGDQGVCDRSSSEETLNHVGEHPEGQPPITGPVNGGLSYKSIGSVHVVPVPAPAQPFVPGSATHALTAINTAPAATVSTSVAHTAPASSSCSSRFRVIKLDHGTGEPFRRGRWTCTEFYDKDSDSSVNRTVDSIKPTVTLDHTVERDSGLGATINSVVTSNAFSPQTFENSTDSGFSLHPAHHHPSEPLQPGYSLTPQFGSGASAFQPTGITEMSKQPQQSVQPVASQTFPSNSINGVQQGATPQKSQIMPPATPPQPFAFPAHNTGLSTVQLDYSQQHFCSSTQNLPMTSLPVGPSASQVPLPLINPVGPATQGHGGEAASAQSLLLQKCNVPSIVPILPGGGQPQPISQPQPAGGLGIASAPSVTTTSHSSVQNVPATVPSITNTPLGVPGLSSGYSSQAEESRQKSDALPQPSAGVLPRKDGVKPFLGEGLNLATPAVKSLLDIDIGMDVDEDRNPSTAFFQAFRPSRLQGTRDSASGASVVAIDNKIEQAMDLVKSHLMYAVREEVEVLKEQIKELYERNSVLERENAVLKSLANSEQLNQLTSQLSQGSGTSPLLQQQQHSLITNSTPLTHHEGSQSIPHQPNMSSA
- the tsc22d2 gene encoding TSC22 domain family protein 2 isoform X3, with product MSKMPAKKKSCFQITSVTQAQVAASSITDDTESLDDPDESRTEDVSSEIFDGSRGDQGVCDRSSSEETLNHVGEHPEGQPPITGPVNGGLSYKSIGSVHVVPVPAPAQPFVPGSATHALTAINTAPAATVSTSVAHTAPASSSCSSRFRVIKLDHGTGEPFRRGRWTCTEFYDKDSDSSVNRTVDSIKPTVTLDHTVERDSGLGATINSVVTSNAFSPQTFENSTDSGFSLHPAHHHPSEPLQPGYSLTPQFGSGASAFQPTGITEMSKQPQQSVQPVASQTFPSNSINGVQQGATPQKSQIMPPATPPQPFAFPAHNTGLSTVQLDYSQQHFCSSTQNLPMTSLPVGPSASQVPLPLINPVGPATQGHGGEAASAQSLLLQKCNVPSIVPILPGGGQPQPISQPQPAGGLGIASAPSVTTTSHSSVQNVPATVPSITNTPLGVPGLSSGYSSQAEESRQKSDALPQPSAGVLPRKDGVKPFLGEGLNLATPAVKSLLDIDIGMDVDEDRQVGESWTGDVLAKNDLDGSWSLHIPVHSLLSIYIGLNVYQGALFLFSVLIMNGTIKGGLCV